TCACAGccttttcgttcgctttcgttACTAGCTCTTCTCGGGTGAAGGTGAACTCATGAACggttatttttaattcaatgcCACCAAAAAGCGTACTACGCACGCGAGTACGATAAACTTAACAAAAATtgagaaatgaaacaaaaaaccacagaAAGTATCTCTCAATGcggctgatttttttttctctttctattttttctctccttttttctctctctcttgctctctttctcactcttACTCTGCTATTCGTTCGCTTTGTGAAAAATATCTGGGCAGAGGTGAATTAAACACCTTGCAGGGGGAACCCCAAAAGGGGGTGGGGCAAGGTTTGAAGACTGCtgatggaaaactttcttcGGAGCCTTCCTCCAACCGGCCCTACTTCTCCTGTCGTTAAATCACCTAGGTTCTTCATGTAACCTTGAATTTCGGGGCTCCGTGGTTGCTTAATCTGCGCCTCTTTATTAGAGGCGGGTCTCAGAAGCCATCAGCAATGTAACATTGTTTGCACTCTAGTCATCATATCTGAAAATGGTATTGACGCCGgtaatgatgaaaatgatcatgatgctgatggtgatcATGTCAATCGATCATGTTTGGTAACCTCTCGTGTGACTCACTTTGTGACATGAAGTAGTAAATGACTGTAAAACATTATGTAGACATTTATCATACGAGTGATTTAGATTCCAATCAGAGAAATGCCCTTTTTCTATGACGAACGGGACACTGTTCAATAAAAACCCTGAATTAATCGCATAGTTCAGCGTTGATAGATTTGCCTCGGCATGTTAGCAACACTTTCGAAAGGGAAATTTTGTATTGTATATCCCCGCACTCTCACACAGATTAGACGtgcttgtgttgttttgcagttTAATATAAATTACCGCCATACAAACAGTGATAAATTGTATGTACGTGTATTGTTGTGTGATTATTAATCGTTTCTTCTGTTAATTGTCCGTTCACCGCAGCGCTGTAGCAAATACAATCATCTTTGCATTCCGTTGATCGCATCATCGCTATTTCCGCCATGACAATGTAAATATAACATCCTTCAGCTCATCGTGATATTATTCAAAATGAAACCGAAACCATGAGTTCCGGAGGAATTCCTCCGTGGGATCACGATCCCTACAGGTAGATAGTCATCTCCTAAGCAAtcatgcaaaaagaaaactcaccACGGGTGGACGCATTGCAGTGGCGGATCTGAGCATTCTATTTTTTTGGTtacggtacaaaaaaaaactcataactGGTGGCAGACAAGACGATCAACAAGTTGGGGTCGATTAAGCGAGCGTTTTTCACTCGTCATGAGACGACAAAAGGGCCCTTCATTTCAATAGGCTTACATGTAAGAAAAACTACTGACTGTGTTGTGCTGCTGTCGGTGGGTGATTAGCGTAATGCTTTAGCCAATTGATAAGAAAATATATCCCAATTGTTTTGTGGTCTTAGGTCGATCAGTACGTGAACGgaagattttatttatcaaaacctGGCGACCATTCGAAAAGACAGTAGCCGTGCGTTTGAAATATCGTTAAATATTGTAATCGGGTATATACAGTTATTAAATAACCACATTTATTACCAATGCTCAAccaatttttgattttatctTTCGATACTGCAGGAATTTTACTGgaagattatttttcaatcactTTGGGACAGGCGGAGGTTGGCTCCTCAAGTGATATTCTAACAACAAAATCAGTCCACCGGAGCCAACATGCCAGTATAACTCGTTCATCGTACTACTCATGGTTCACGTCATATGCACCTGCTCCtgcattgtccttccacaaaTGCGGATCGGAATAATTAGAGCACAACCATCCATACACAGTAATAATGAAGATGATGTTTTACTTATCACTATGATATAGTGCAACAAATGTGTTACACATCCGACACTCTCAAACGATTCTATTAAGCTACTCAAATTAAGCAAGGTCATTGAGTGGCAAAAGTTTCTAGAAGAACAAGCAGAATACGGCGcaaaaaatgataaacttATCAAACGTTGATTAGTTTATTGCAGTTGATAAACTTCCCGCGAATAATAAATACGTACCTATTTGTCAAACGCCTCACTGTTCCCCTTGtcatacaacaaacaaagccGTTTATCTCGAAAAACGGTATTGATTAGATATAAAAAGAGGCATTTGTCACCACgggtttgaaaaatttttgctttccaaGATGTTCACTGTGTACGGTCATATTTAGCGAATATTTTTTCCCAACATAGCGAAGGTGAGAAAAAAGCGCCCATTTAGTTGCTGCTTTCTTTAATGAATCCCCAAATCTCAATGAGGTAGAGCaagtgattttattattattattattattagtttttttttgctctccgcAAAGGGATTAACAGAAAAATTACTTAAACTAGAAAACGATTAGGAAAAGGAATCATGAAGGCGGGAGCGGAAGTGGGAGGCAGGGACATTGCAATCGAATACGAGTCGTTAAAGACCGAAATTGCATTTAGAAACGGGTCATACTGTCCGTTGCTTGTATGGCGCATGGGAATAAGAAGTGAAGGTCTATCTCGCAAGCTTCGGAAGGTTGAACATATAGAGGGATCGAGGATAGAAAAACCGGAGCGTCAAGATCATGGGAAAGGAGACAATCTATGACCTTACCAAAGGATTTATGCAATTGCGAACGGAATGTGTTGTAAATTTTTCAGATTGCACCTACTTCATTAGCAGTTTATACcattaaaatcaaaacgaatATTATTTCTTTGAAAAAGATTATGCAGAACACTGTCCAACGTATCAAAAATACTAAAGTGTTCCGAATTCCCaattaattatcaattttCGTGTCAGTCCGAAAGAGAACTGAGAATTTTATAAACCAGAATTTCCACTGACAGAGTTCAAGTAAGCAGCAGAGTGGCATCATCCCTGTCACATTGACGTGCCGTGGGActattgagaaaaatcgatgcCAGTCAAGTAAGCAACACCCTAAAGATAGCCAACCCCCTATTCAAttgacgaaaataaaaaaaaaagatgtgtGATGCGAGTCACCGTAATACCAGAGGGCAAAGTGAAAATGACAACCGACCGGGCAAGGAGGTTTCTTTTTGTCTCTCACACTTTGGGAATCCCGTTTAAATTAATCGAAATCGTGTTTCTCGTCGCTTTTGATCGTCTTCGCAGCAGTAGAAACTCGCGCCATCAGCAGATCAGTGTTTGAACAAAATGGTATAATTCAACTCACAGTGATGcacaaataaatcaacacaCCCACATATATCTCTCGCAAGATATTAAGTACGGTTATATGATATGCACGCTGAAACTTACCAAATCTACCGATAAGCCACACATATCGGCAAGCCAAGTGAACACGCGGCTTCCATCATAGTAGGCGTTCGCCCCGATGATCGTAGCTATTTGTTGCATCTTATTGATGGTGTGCCCTTCCGTtgcgttgttattgttgtcaCCGTGTTGGCCGCGGTTGTAAGAACACTCACCGCCGTCAGCGCGTCTAGTTAGGCCGAATGCCTTCGCTGACGACCACCTTCACCGATCGACTATTCCTTTTCTTCTGGGTCGCGGTTTATCGACTTCACGCACCAGGTTCCCTTGATTGCGAGGATGAGAGTGTGTGGTGAGCTGGATAATGACGGTGGGTGACTTGGTGGGATATGATAATAATGCACACCCGTTTACGTTTTCGCATTGACCCTCACGCACACTAAAACCGGCTCAGCGAGATCGGATGATTTCCGATGACAAGCGAACAACACCTGCCTCCTCTGCTGCTATTCCTTTGCTTTGGTTGCTAATCTCGCGAGAAGAGTACCAACTCAGTGCTCTATTTATCTAGCTCCGTTCCGTTCGATCTCACGCGCGCGACAATAAAAACAAGCAGGTAAATGGCCCTGGCTCTAGGACACAACAATGGAACAAAGCATTCCGCGAGCAACGGGAAACCACTcttacacacaaacatacggTCACCCGTGCGCCGTGCTAATCTAGCAAAATATaagaagggtttttttccagATTCACTAGACCTTCTTTACATAATTCTCACTACacacaatcatcatcaaccaGGATACCTTGTGATAGGATTcgtagcacacacacacacacgcacaaaacacactcacTCGCGAACCAGTAACTCCAAAGGGAAGATTAAATTGTTGTGGCGCTGAACCTATcggacattttttttcaactgcaCAGATTGTCCCGTTCGTCTACACATCTATGTACCGACACATAACCTAGTGCACCGCGTTTGTGAAGGCGTTTTGTTCACTCAACActcaatggaaaaaaaactatctgcCACTGATGCTGATTGCATGTCGTGTTGGCCGTCGTCGTCTTCGTCTCAGGGTGGATCTGGTAAATTTGGCCGTGACACATGCGCTTACTTCGAGATGCTGCGGAACTGCTACCGTTGATGCCGTGCCTGAAGAGACGAACTGGAAAGTAAGTTACGTGGAGTGGCCGGTTGACCGCGTACAGCGTTCCGAATAAGTATGAGAATAAATCATCCCGAGCGTCCGCAATAACACAAACTTTGCGAACCGAATGCTGCTCTAATGGCtaaatgtttatttcattcGTAAAACGACTCAAATAGTTTGTAAATTCAACCATTCCCAAATGAAGCAAGGTTTAAAGGTTTATTACACCCGTCACGTAGTTCTTACTGCTGTTTGTGCTtcagtgttgtgttgtttgctaGCTGCGATTGCTTCTAAAGCCTTGGCCATAGTTCGCACAGGTTAGTTCGCTCACTCTCCTGTTTGACAGGTCACATGGCACATACtgtgttttttattgaattgaaattcgTTAAATAAGTTTATGTGACATCGTGACGTTTCACTTTGATATTAAATTGGTTGGACGTGTTTCCAATAAATATTAACTGAATTTCAATCTATCTCATCGTAAACTGTAGGTGGCTaacgaaatcaaacaattaCAGTGAGTGAGATTGTACCTTGTACCAACGTAGTCTGACATTTGCATTTCATCGAGTAATTTGATGAATCGGTAAAcaggaaaatcaaacaacgaaGCTCCTATAATTCGACGCTCATTGCACATGCACATGGTATATTACGTTTATTAGTTTGCTCATAATAGGCATGCATTGTGCTTATGTATAAAACATATGATATTACTGTTTACGTTTAACCTTAAAGACTTAATTGTCGTTAAAGCTTCCGAATTGATTTTTCGAGTTTGGTTTGACAATCGGATGGAGCTTGTTTATGCGATTTCGCAACTTTGTTTGTCGTCCAATTGTTTCTGAACCGGCCATTGGaaatgagtgaaaaaaaaggatgctgCTCGAAGGAGGGAAACTTGACCAATTACCAACGCAAACGTATCGAAGAAAACCGCCAAAAAGCGCTTAATTTGCGGCAGGCCCGGCTTTTAACGCATCCGTACAGTTctgaaaagaaacaacccgAAACGGCCGTTTCGGTAAACAACGTAATAAAAGTGTCCGGAACAAAGTACATCGACAGTGGTGGCGGTTTCCTGATTGAGCAACGGACCAATCCGACCGAGGAAGAGGTTGGTGATCAATTAGAACCTATACCGGAATCGGATGCGATACCCCTGCCCATAGAGTACGATGAATGTCTGGAGTGTGGTGATCGAATTGCGGACTCCTACCTACTCAGCACATTCGACTATTCGGTATGTGATGCATGTCGAGAACCGGACGGTCAGCATTCGCTAATCACACGTACCGAGGCTAAACAGGAGTATCTGCTGAAAGATTGCGATTTGGACAGTCGTGAGCCACCCTTGAAGTACATAAGCCGCAAAAACCCTCACAATGTTCGATGGGGTGAGATGAAACTGTACTTGCATTTACAGATCGAGAAGCGCGCGTTAGAAATTTGGGGCAGCGAAGAGAAGCtaatgcaagaaaaacaagaacgAGAAGAAAAGCGTGAAGTGGCGAAGGTTAAGAAATACAACAAGCGGCTGAAGGAGCTACGGATGGATGTAAGGAGCAGTCTGTACGATAAAACGGTTCAGGTGCACGTACACTCCTATGGTGAATCAGAGGTATACAACAAGGTAGAAGACAACTACACGAGAACATGCGAATCTTGTGGACATTCGGAAACGTACGAGAAAATGTAATGTGGCTTCATGTTAGATGTACGCTCATGTTTTGTATCATGGCCCTTTTGTAATTATCATTAAAACAGGCAATTTCAGCTCTGCTGGAAAAAGAAACTGTTTCAACTGACTTATTTTTTATGCGTGGTTTGCTTTAAACTAACTTAATTGCTGCTTCGCGTTTGAGCCGCTTCCTGCTCATTTTTTGTCTTTGGAGTACCCTTTTCCTCTACGCTGGTCGTCGGAAGAGGAGTGCGGTCTTTCAGCGCTTCACGTACTATATCCGTTAGCTCCTGCGGCTCCGCATAAGATACTTTCCCACCTGCAACGAACAAATCGTTATGAAAacgttaaatttaaatttaagttaACGTATTGCGTCTGAACTGGGGACACTCTATGGTAAAGAATCAAACAACGATCGTTAAGGGTGattgttgattatttattaatttaagctTGTGTTTGCTTCCAATGTTAATATATCTGCACTTATTCCAATATAGCACCAATAACACAGTCACCACCGCTTAACAATCGTTGTTTGATGACGTTGCGTTTCAGCTCGTTTATGTTCAGGGCTCATTTTGCGGACTGTTCAAATCCTTGAAGGCCCCGAGGGCTATCCGTTTCCGCTCGAGCGCTGCCAATCGTTCGCGTTCGAATTGTGCGtctgtctgtttgtttgtgtagtaTACAAACCAACCCGCCACGAGCAGCGCCCCGAGGGCGTAATAAAATCGCGTATCAAACCGCTCCTTGCGGTATTGATGAGTATCGGTTGGATCATGTGGTTTATACTTATCGTAGCCTTCTTCATCGCGGGCACCCTGTGTGTGCTTGTCAGATACATTTGAAGAGGAccaggaggaagaggaagtgGAGAAGGATGTGGATGAACCGCTGCTAGATGTGCCTGAACCGGAAGATGAAGACTTACCGTCGGTTTTAAACGTAACACCCATTATCTGACCGGGCGTATCGTCCTCCAGTTCAGCGTATgcctgaaaaagaaaaaaaaacattaacgtACAGAAACGATGGATAACAAGTGCTTATATAAATATCCCTTACCTGTATAAGCGCTTTTTGTTTAGGTGTTAGCCTAGTTGgaatttgaattttcaaaTGTACATAATGGTTTCCGCTGCCGTAGCTGTTCACTCGCTTCAAACCCTTTCCGGTGAGCGTTATTCTTGTGTGAGAGGAAGTTCCTGGTGTAATTTGAATCGTCTGATCTTCGTACACGCCCTGGACCCGTATTGTTCCACCAAGTATAGCTTGCGAAAGCGAAATATTTGCATCCGTGTGCACATCTGCTCCATCCCTCCGAAAATAGCGGCTTTTTTCGACtctaatgaaaaatggttgaTTGATTAGCTTTCAAACTTGTAATTGAGGAAAATGTCCATGAAAATATACCTAAACGTAATGAAGATCTCTTTGCTTCCAACATTCATTCGAACCGTTTGTCCATCCTCAATTCCGGCTGGTACCGGTACTGTTATTCGCTTTCTCTGTACAGTCTGTCCCTTACCACCACACTCCAGACAAGGATACTTGATGTACATACGGGTGCCTTGACAGTAACGACATGTTGATCGCATCACAAACGGCCCTGTCGAAATGGTTTCCATCCCGGTGCCATTACAGTACTGGCACTTGCCCGGTTTGGTGCCTGGTTCGCACCGTGAACCCGTACACTTTGGACACGTATCGACCACATTCACGTCGATATCCTTGTTAACGCCCCGTGCCGCTTGGGCAAAAGTAAGATTCATCATGACCTCCTGAGCGCCGCCAAAACCAAACTTGGAATCGCTAAAATCTTCAAACCCTGACTGAAATCCACCGTCTCCGAAGATCTTCCGGAATAGTTCTT
This Anopheles marshallii chromosome 3, idAnoMarsDA_429_01, whole genome shotgun sequence DNA region includes the following protein-coding sequences:
- the LOC128712233 gene encoding DNA repair protein complementing XP-A cells homolog, yielding MSEKKGCCSKEGNLTNYQRKRIEENRQKALNLRQARLLTHPYSSEKKQPETAVSVNNVIKVSGTKYIDSGGGFLIEQRTNPTEEEVGDQLEPIPESDAIPLPIEYDECLECGDRIADSYLLSTFDYSVCDACREPDGQHSLITRTEAKQEYLLKDCDLDSREPPLKYISRKNPHNVRWGEMKLYLHLQIEKRALEIWGSEEKLMQEKQEREEKREVAKVKKYNKRLKELRMDVRSSLYDKTVQVHVHSYGESEVYNKVEDNYTRTCESCGHSETYEKM
- the LOC128713272 gene encoding protein tumorous imaginal discs, mitochondrial produces the protein MGSRGILQIISPKSFGFLNNRFSCRSASIGVANSAVAACSGCNCITSNQQPISRYLFTPATTNDRRLQRLEPSSSRYNTLPSTRSFYTSNILRKKDYYTTLGVTKNASSKEIKKAYYQLAKKYHPDTNKDDPNAGKKFQEVSEAYEVLSDETKRREYDTFGQTSEQMGRAGSGPGPGAGPQGFSQNWQFRSTIDPEELFRKIFGDGGFQSGFEDFSDSKFGFGGAQEVMMNLTFAQAARGVNKDIDVNVVDTCPKCTGSRCEPGTKPGKCQYCNGTGMETISTGPFVMRSTCRYCQGTRMYIKYPCLECGGKGQTVQRKRITVPVPAGIEDGQTVRMNVGSKEIFITFRVEKSRYFRRDGADVHTDANISLSQAILGGTIRVQGVYEDQTIQITPGTSSHTRITLTGKGLKRVNSYGSGNHYVHLKIQIPTRLTPKQKALIQAYAELEDDTPGQIMGVTFKTDGKSSSSGSGTSSSGSSTSFSTSSSSWSSSNVSDKHTQGARDEEGYDKYKPHDPTDTHQYRKERFDTRFYYALGALLVAGWFVYYTNKQTDAQFERERLAALERKRIALGAFKDLNSPQNEP